From the Canis lupus dingo isolate Sandy chromosome 37, ASM325472v2, whole genome shotgun sequence genome, one window contains:
- the LOC112656337 gene encoding serine/threonine-protein kinase 11-interacting protein isoform X1 — MTTAQRDSLVWRLAGLLRESGDVVLSGCSTLSLLTATLQQLNHVFELHLGPWSPGQTGFVALPSHPADSPVILQLQFLFDVLQKTLSLKLVHVPGSGLPGPIKIFPFKSLRQLELRGVPLHCLRGLCGIYSQLETLICSRSIQALEELLSACGGDLCSALPWLALVSANFSYNALTSLDSSLRLLSALRFLNLSHNQVQDCEGFLMDLSELYHLDISYNHLHLVPRVGPSGVALGTLILRGNELRSLQGLEQLKNLRHLDLAYNLLEGHRELAPLWLLAELRKLYLEGNPLWFHPAHRAATAQYLSPRARDAATGFLLDGKVLSVTDFQTSTSSGLGSSATPLHGPAGSTVETSGGPDLSDSISSGGIVAQPPHRKVKSWVRVRRASISEPSDTDPEPRTLDPSPAGRFVQQHRELELLNSFRERFGCDWLQYRNHLGASGTPVVATSSKTPALSTLPLSPGSVPGPPPPEKESPQETAEEVRPEPELQEEGGLEEQGKEEEGKEDEEEQEPDEVEVELCRPMLVCPLEGPDGVRGRECFLRVTSSHLFEVELQAAQTLARLELQSLETAEVEPEPQTERRAALEGSDPLPGAPVLVLRFSYICPDRQLRRYVVLEPDAHAALQELLAVLTPAATTAQRQLGEARDPLRGRLQCLRCGQEFKPEEPRLGLDSEEGWRPLFQETESPAMCPHCGSDHVVLLALSLGATSREPGQGEQSPAPSQTVSAVPDPPGHSDPGSRADRAPSPAPVSQDRHSWSLSPPPERHGLRSVDHRLRLFLDVEVFTDAQEEFQCCIKVPLVLAGHSGESVCLVVVSDHRLYVLKVTGEICGPPASWLQPALAVPLHDLSGIELGLAGQSLRLEWAAGAGSCILLPRDAKRCRAFLDELTGERKVLRGGEVGIEERERLKLPVPGWLCPDVLQALPPSWRSGVRATEEEVTPKHRLWPLLERDSSSRPPLFFYLRVFLVEGSEACPVSLMMTLSTLYLLEEDLVGSQVEPTLPAASGEASEQSLPLGLGPSVRIREQWPLSSLSSVLLYRTAPGDLKLVFYDEVSRLESFWALRVVCPEQLTALLAWIREPWEELFSIGLRTVTQETLDLDR; from the exons GCGACGTGGTCCTGTCTGGCTGTAGCACGCTGAGCCTGTTGACTGCCACCCTGCAGCAGCTGAACCATGTATTTGAGTTGCACCTGGGGCCATGGAGCCCTGGCCAGACAGGCTTTGTGGCTCTGCCCTCTCACCCCGCCGACTCCCCTGTCATCCTCCAGCTTCAGTTCCTCTTCGATGTGCTGCAGAAAACTCTTTCACTCAAG CTGGTACACGTCCCTGGTTCTGGGCTTCCAGGGCCCATCAAGATTTTTCCCTTCAAGTCCCTTCGGCAGCTGGAG CTCCGAGGTGTCCCTCTTCACTGCCTCCGGGGCCTCTGTGGCATCTACTCACAGCTGGAGACCCTGATTTGCagcaggagcatccaggccctagAG GAACTCCTCTCAGCCTGCGGCGGTGACCtctgctctgccctgccctggctgGCTCTGGTCTCTGCCAACTTCAGCTACAATGCACTGACTTCCTTAGACAGCTCCCTG cgTCTCTTGTCAGCTCTCCGCTTCCTGAATCTGAGTCACAATCAAGTCCAGGATTGCGAGGGCTTCCTGATG GACTTGTCTGAGCTCTACCATCTGGACATCTCTTATAACCACCTGCATTTAGTGCCGAGAGTGGGACCCTCGGGGGTGGCTCTGGGGACCCTGATACTGCGAGGCAATGAACTCCGGAGCCTGCAGG gcctggaGCAGCTGAAGAACCTTCGGCACTTGGACTTGGCATACAACCTACTAGAAGGACACCGGGAGCTGGCGCCACTGTGGCTGCTGGCTGAGCTCCGCAAG CTCTACCTGGAAGGGAACCCTTTGTGGTTCCACCCTGCGCACCGAGCGGCCACCGCCCAGTACTTGTCACCCCGGGCCAGGGATGCTGCAACTGGC TTCCTCCTTGATGGGAAAGTCTTGTCAGTGACCGACTTTCAG ACCTCCACGTCCTCGGGGCTTGGCTCCTCGGCCACACCTCTGCATGGGCCAGCTGGGAGTACTGTCGAAACCTCAGGTGGCCCTGACCTGAGTGACAGCATCTCCTCTGGGGGCATTGTGGCCCAGCCGCCTCACCGGAAGGTCAAG AGCTGGGTCCGTGTGAGGCGGGCAAGTATCTCAGAACCCAGTGATACAGACCCAGAGCCCCGGACTCTGGATCCCTCCCCGGCTG GGCGGTTTGTGCAGCAGCACCGGGAGCTGGAACTCTTGAACAGCTTCCGGGAACGGTTCGGCTGTGACTGGCTGCAGTACAGGAATCACCTGGGGGCGTCTGGGACCCCTGTTGTGGCCACGTCCTCCAAGACCCCTGCCCTCAGCACGCTGCCCCTGAGCCCAGGGTCTGTGCCCGGACCTCCGCCCCCAGAGAAGGAGTCCCCGCAGGAAACGGCGGAGGAGGTCAGGCCAGAGCCGGAGCTCCAGGAGGAAGGGGGGCTGGAGgagcaggggaaagaggaagaaggaaaggaggacgaggaggagcaggagcccgATGAAGTGGAAG TGGAGCTGTGTCGCCCCATGTTGGTGTGTCCCCTGGAGGGGCCGGACGGTGTGCGGGGCAGGGAATGCTTTCTCCGGGTCACCTCCAGCCACCTATTTGAGGTGGAACTCCAAGCAGCTCAGACCCTGGCCCGCCTTGAGCTCCAGAGCCTGGAAACGGCTGAGGTGGAGCCTGAGCCTCAGACCGAGAGGCGGGCAGCGCTCGAG GGCTCAGatcccctccccggggcccctgTCCTCGTTCTTCGTTTCTCCTACATTTGCCCTGACCGGCAGCTGCGTCGCTATGTGGTGCTAGAGCCCGACGCCCATGCAGCTCTCCAG GAGCTGCTTGCTGTGTTGACCCCAGCAGCCACCACGGCTCAGCGTCAGCTTGGGGAAGCAAGAGACCCGCTGCGGGGCAGACTCCAGTGTCTCCGCTGTGGCCAGGAGTTCAAGCCAGAGGAGCCCAGGTTGGGGTTGGACAGTGAGGAAGGCTGGAGGCCTCTGTTCCAGGAGACAG AATCTCCAGCTATGTGTCCACACTGCGGTAGTGATCATGTGGTTCTCCTGGCTCTGTCTCTGGGAGCcaccagcagggagcctgggcagGGAGAACAGTCGCCAGCGCCCTCGCAGACGGTCAGCGCCGTCCCCGACCCTCCGGGGCACAGTGACCCCGGCAGCAGGGCTGACAGGGCCCCGTCCCCAGCACCGGTCTCCCAGGATCGCCACAGTTGGAGCCTCAGTCCCC CCCCTGAGCGCCATGGCCTCCGCTCTGTGGACCACCGGCTCCGGCTCTTCCTGGATGTCGAGGTGTTCACCGATGCCCAGGAGGAGTTCCAGTGCTGCATCAAG GTGCCGCTGGTGCTGGCCGGCCACTCTGGGGAGTCTGTGTGCCTGGTGGTGGTGTCTGACCACAGGCTTTACGTGCTGAAAGTGACGGGGGAGATATG TGGGCCTCCAGCCAGCTGGTTGCAGCCAGCCCTGGCCGTGCCCCTGCACGACCTGAGTGGCATCGAACTGGGGCTGGCGGGACAGAGTCTGCGGCTGGAGTGGGCTGCCGGTGCAGGCAGCTGCATCCTGCTGCCCCGAGATGCCAAGCGTTGCCGGGCCTTTCTGGATGAGCTCACCG GAGAACGAAAGGTCTTGAGAGGTGGAGAGGTTGGGATAGAGGAGAGGGAGCGTCTGAAGCTCCCcgtccctggctggctctgtccaGATGTCTTGCAGGCTCTGCCCCCCAGCTGGAGGAGCGGTGTCAGGGCCACAGAGGAGGAGGTGACCCCGAAGCACCGCCTCTG gccgtTGCTGGAGAGAGACTCTTCCTCCAGGCCTCCCCTGTTCTTCTACCTTCGGGTGTTCCTGGTGGAAG GCTCCGAGGCCTGCCCTGTGTCCCTGATGATGACTCTGTCCACCCTGTACCTGTTAGAGGAGGATCTTGTGGGGTCCCAGGTGGAGCCCACTCTTCCAGCAGCATCTGGTGAAGCCTCTGAGCAGTCCCTGCCCTTGGGGCTGGGCCCTTCTGTGCGCATCAGGGAGCAGTGGCCCCTCAGCAGCTTGAGCTCGGTGCTGCTCTATCGTACGGCCCCAGGGGACCTGAAGCTGGTCTTCTACGATGag GTGTCCCGGCTGGAGAGTTTCTGGGCGCTTCGTGTCGTGTGTCCAGAGCAACTGACGGCACTGCTGGCCTGGATTCGGGAGCCCTGGGAGGAGTTGTTTTCCATCGGACTCCGGACTGTGACCCAAGAGACTCTAGATCTTGACCGGTGA
- the LOC112656337 gene encoding serine/threonine-protein kinase 11-interacting protein isoform X2, producing the protein MTTAQRDSLVWRLAGLLRESGDVVLSGCSTLSLLTATLQQLNHVFELHLGPWSPGQTGFVALPSHPADSPVILQLQFLFDVLQKTLSLKLVHVPGSGLPGPIKIFPFKSLRQLELRGVPLHCLRGLCGIYSQLETLICSRSIQALEELLSACGGDLCSALPWLALVSANFSYNALTSLDSSLRLLSALRFLNLSHNQVQDCEGFLMDLSELYHLDISYNHLHLVPRVGPSGVALGTLILRGNELRSLQGLEQLKNLRHLDLAYNLLEGHRELAPLWLLAELRKLYLEGNPLWFHPAHRAATAQYLSPRARDAATGFLLDGKVLSVTDFQTSTSSGLGSSATPLHGPAGSTVETSGGPDLSDSISSGGIVAQPPHRKVKSWVRVRRASISEPSDTDPEPRTLDPSPAGRFVQQHRELELLNSFRERFGCDWLQYRNHLGASGTPVVATSSKTPALSTLPLSPGSVPGPPPPEKESPQETAEEVRPEPELQEEGGLEEQGKEEEGKEDEEEQEPDEVEVELCRPMLVCPLEGPDGVRGRECFLRVTSSHLFEVELQAAQTLARLELQSLETAEVEPEPQTERRAALEGSDPLPGAPVLVLRFSYICPDRQLRRYVVLEPDAHAALQELLAVLTPAATTAQRQLGEARDPLRGRLQCLRCGQEFKPEEPRLGLDSEEGWRPLFQETESPAMCPHCGSDHVVLLALSLGATSREPGQGEQSPAPSQTVSAVPDPPGHSDPGSRADRAPSPAPVSQDRHSWSLSPPPERHGLRSVDHRLRLFLDVEVFTDAQEEFQCCIKVPLVLAGHSGESVCLVVVSDHRLYVLKVTGEICGPPASWLQPALAVPLHDLSGIELGLAGQSLRLEWAAGAGSCILLPRDAKRCRAFLDELTDVLQALPPSWRSGVRATEEEVTPKHRLWPLLERDSSSRPPLFFYLRVFLVEGSEACPVSLMMTLSTLYLLEEDLVGSQVEPTLPAASGEASEQSLPLGLGPSVRIREQWPLSSLSSVLLYRTAPGDLKLVFYDEVSRLESFWALRVVCPEQLTALLAWIREPWEELFSIGLRTVTQETLDLDR; encoded by the exons GCGACGTGGTCCTGTCTGGCTGTAGCACGCTGAGCCTGTTGACTGCCACCCTGCAGCAGCTGAACCATGTATTTGAGTTGCACCTGGGGCCATGGAGCCCTGGCCAGACAGGCTTTGTGGCTCTGCCCTCTCACCCCGCCGACTCCCCTGTCATCCTCCAGCTTCAGTTCCTCTTCGATGTGCTGCAGAAAACTCTTTCACTCAAG CTGGTACACGTCCCTGGTTCTGGGCTTCCAGGGCCCATCAAGATTTTTCCCTTCAAGTCCCTTCGGCAGCTGGAG CTCCGAGGTGTCCCTCTTCACTGCCTCCGGGGCCTCTGTGGCATCTACTCACAGCTGGAGACCCTGATTTGCagcaggagcatccaggccctagAG GAACTCCTCTCAGCCTGCGGCGGTGACCtctgctctgccctgccctggctgGCTCTGGTCTCTGCCAACTTCAGCTACAATGCACTGACTTCCTTAGACAGCTCCCTG cgTCTCTTGTCAGCTCTCCGCTTCCTGAATCTGAGTCACAATCAAGTCCAGGATTGCGAGGGCTTCCTGATG GACTTGTCTGAGCTCTACCATCTGGACATCTCTTATAACCACCTGCATTTAGTGCCGAGAGTGGGACCCTCGGGGGTGGCTCTGGGGACCCTGATACTGCGAGGCAATGAACTCCGGAGCCTGCAGG gcctggaGCAGCTGAAGAACCTTCGGCACTTGGACTTGGCATACAACCTACTAGAAGGACACCGGGAGCTGGCGCCACTGTGGCTGCTGGCTGAGCTCCGCAAG CTCTACCTGGAAGGGAACCCTTTGTGGTTCCACCCTGCGCACCGAGCGGCCACCGCCCAGTACTTGTCACCCCGGGCCAGGGATGCTGCAACTGGC TTCCTCCTTGATGGGAAAGTCTTGTCAGTGACCGACTTTCAG ACCTCCACGTCCTCGGGGCTTGGCTCCTCGGCCACACCTCTGCATGGGCCAGCTGGGAGTACTGTCGAAACCTCAGGTGGCCCTGACCTGAGTGACAGCATCTCCTCTGGGGGCATTGTGGCCCAGCCGCCTCACCGGAAGGTCAAG AGCTGGGTCCGTGTGAGGCGGGCAAGTATCTCAGAACCCAGTGATACAGACCCAGAGCCCCGGACTCTGGATCCCTCCCCGGCTG GGCGGTTTGTGCAGCAGCACCGGGAGCTGGAACTCTTGAACAGCTTCCGGGAACGGTTCGGCTGTGACTGGCTGCAGTACAGGAATCACCTGGGGGCGTCTGGGACCCCTGTTGTGGCCACGTCCTCCAAGACCCCTGCCCTCAGCACGCTGCCCCTGAGCCCAGGGTCTGTGCCCGGACCTCCGCCCCCAGAGAAGGAGTCCCCGCAGGAAACGGCGGAGGAGGTCAGGCCAGAGCCGGAGCTCCAGGAGGAAGGGGGGCTGGAGgagcaggggaaagaggaagaaggaaaggaggacgaggaggagcaggagcccgATGAAGTGGAAG TGGAGCTGTGTCGCCCCATGTTGGTGTGTCCCCTGGAGGGGCCGGACGGTGTGCGGGGCAGGGAATGCTTTCTCCGGGTCACCTCCAGCCACCTATTTGAGGTGGAACTCCAAGCAGCTCAGACCCTGGCCCGCCTTGAGCTCCAGAGCCTGGAAACGGCTGAGGTGGAGCCTGAGCCTCAGACCGAGAGGCGGGCAGCGCTCGAG GGCTCAGatcccctccccggggcccctgTCCTCGTTCTTCGTTTCTCCTACATTTGCCCTGACCGGCAGCTGCGTCGCTATGTGGTGCTAGAGCCCGACGCCCATGCAGCTCTCCAG GAGCTGCTTGCTGTGTTGACCCCAGCAGCCACCACGGCTCAGCGTCAGCTTGGGGAAGCAAGAGACCCGCTGCGGGGCAGACTCCAGTGTCTCCGCTGTGGCCAGGAGTTCAAGCCAGAGGAGCCCAGGTTGGGGTTGGACAGTGAGGAAGGCTGGAGGCCTCTGTTCCAGGAGACAG AATCTCCAGCTATGTGTCCACACTGCGGTAGTGATCATGTGGTTCTCCTGGCTCTGTCTCTGGGAGCcaccagcagggagcctgggcagGGAGAACAGTCGCCAGCGCCCTCGCAGACGGTCAGCGCCGTCCCCGACCCTCCGGGGCACAGTGACCCCGGCAGCAGGGCTGACAGGGCCCCGTCCCCAGCACCGGTCTCCCAGGATCGCCACAGTTGGAGCCTCAGTCCCC CCCCTGAGCGCCATGGCCTCCGCTCTGTGGACCACCGGCTCCGGCTCTTCCTGGATGTCGAGGTGTTCACCGATGCCCAGGAGGAGTTCCAGTGCTGCATCAAG GTGCCGCTGGTGCTGGCCGGCCACTCTGGGGAGTCTGTGTGCCTGGTGGTGGTGTCTGACCACAGGCTTTACGTGCTGAAAGTGACGGGGGAGATATG TGGGCCTCCAGCCAGCTGGTTGCAGCCAGCCCTGGCCGTGCCCCTGCACGACCTGAGTGGCATCGAACTGGGGCTGGCGGGACAGAGTCTGCGGCTGGAGTGGGCTGCCGGTGCAGGCAGCTGCATCCTGCTGCCCCGAGATGCCAAGCGTTGCCGGGCCTTTCTGGATGAGCTCACCG ATGTCTTGCAGGCTCTGCCCCCCAGCTGGAGGAGCGGTGTCAGGGCCACAGAGGAGGAGGTGACCCCGAAGCACCGCCTCTG gccgtTGCTGGAGAGAGACTCTTCCTCCAGGCCTCCCCTGTTCTTCTACCTTCGGGTGTTCCTGGTGGAAG GCTCCGAGGCCTGCCCTGTGTCCCTGATGATGACTCTGTCCACCCTGTACCTGTTAGAGGAGGATCTTGTGGGGTCCCAGGTGGAGCCCACTCTTCCAGCAGCATCTGGTGAAGCCTCTGAGCAGTCCCTGCCCTTGGGGCTGGGCCCTTCTGTGCGCATCAGGGAGCAGTGGCCCCTCAGCAGCTTGAGCTCGGTGCTGCTCTATCGTACGGCCCCAGGGGACCTGAAGCTGGTCTTCTACGATGag GTGTCCCGGCTGGAGAGTTTCTGGGCGCTTCGTGTCGTGTGTCCAGAGCAACTGACGGCACTGCTGGCCTGGATTCGGGAGCCCTGGGAGGAGTTGTTTTCCATCGGACTCCGGACTGTGACCCAAGAGACTCTAGATCTTGACCGGTGA